In Streptomyces hawaiiensis, one genomic interval encodes:
- a CDS encoding L-threonylcarbamoyladenylate synthase gives MAKYYDVHPDNPQPRTIGQIADSIRADALVAYPTDSCYALGCRLGSRDGIDRIRTIRKLDDRHHFTLVCQDFAQLGRFVQIDNDVFRAIKASTPGSYTFILPATKEVPRMLQHPKKKTVGVRIPDHVVTQALLAELGEPLLSSTLLLPGEEEPMTQGWEIKDLLDHVLDGVVDSGDCGTEPTTVIDFSGGEAEIVRHGAGDTSRFE, from the coding sequence ATGGCGAAGTACTACGACGTGCACCCCGACAACCCCCAGCCCCGCACCATCGGCCAGATCGCCGACAGCATCCGCGCCGACGCTCTTGTCGCCTACCCCACGGACTCCTGCTACGCACTGGGCTGCCGGCTCGGCAGCCGTGACGGCATCGACCGGATCCGTACGATCCGCAAGCTCGACGACCGGCACCACTTCACCCTCGTGTGCCAGGACTTCGCGCAGCTCGGCCGGTTCGTGCAGATCGACAACGACGTGTTCCGCGCGATCAAGGCGTCGACGCCCGGCAGCTACACGTTCATCCTGCCCGCGACGAAGGAGGTGCCGCGCATGCTGCAGCACCCCAAGAAGAAGACGGTCGGTGTGCGCATCCCCGACCACGTCGTCACGCAGGCCCTGCTCGCGGAACTCGGTGAGCCGCTGCTGTCCAGCACCCTGCTGCTGCCCGGCGAGGAGGAGCCGATGACGCAGGGCTGGGAGATCAAGGACCTGCTCGACCACGTGCTGGACGGGGTGGTCGACTCCGGCGACTGCGGTACCGAACCGACGACGGTCATCGACTTCTCCGGCGG
- a CDS encoding helix-turn-helix domain-containing protein — translation MAGREDGNRQRETRAGTDPAWAEELLEHLRPAGRDVRRVVAWLSGTVGATVALQDAAGNLVAGDRLPLDEDLVADITAGRIASAAWESRERHLRLVRVEHPSHACVLAVSRQAPFDRRASDVVTHTAQVLELLLTAGESTAAGHRLRRATADLRLAILQLLMVEDTVAARRVAAGLWPGLLDAETACVYVVESDPAVRDRVAEECLDRTREDALVVRCPAMDGHVIVVSPRDTTGDALRSLVGRHPDLFLGGSVRQSLARTATAYGQAVSALAVAHFRPDKTAVYAERTHPERLMDPVALRGWTSRVLRPLDTLAHHTRAELLATSRLGLEFTAVNAAKVLGVSRNTVRARMERVETLLGTDFADLTVRAVVHLALNTQIGLSDARVADGTGDPGLRLADLLSGPAVRTWAQDLLGRLDADARNPRRTLRTWIAAGGNAERAAQALGVHAQTVREHVRSAEPVLERQLLAAGTDLYEVVLAHLAVGDLDLPDLQRPA, via the coding sequence GTGGCTGGCCGAGAGGACGGGAACCGGCAGCGGGAGACGCGGGCCGGCACGGATCCGGCGTGGGCGGAGGAACTGCTCGAGCACCTGCGCCCGGCCGGGCGCGATGTCCGCAGAGTCGTCGCCTGGCTCTCGGGCACCGTGGGCGCGACCGTGGCCCTGCAGGACGCCGCCGGGAACCTCGTCGCCGGAGACCGGCTCCCCCTGGACGAGGACCTGGTCGCGGACATCACCGCCGGCCGGATCGCCTCCGCGGCCTGGGAGAGCCGGGAGCGCCACCTGCGTCTGGTCAGGGTGGAGCACCCGTCCCACGCGTGCGTGCTGGCCGTCTCCCGGCAGGCCCCCTTCGACCGGCGGGCCTCCGACGTCGTCACGCACACCGCCCAGGTGCTCGAGCTGCTGCTGACGGCGGGCGAATCGACCGCGGCCGGGCACCGGCTGCGCCGGGCCACCGCCGACCTGCGCCTGGCGATCCTGCAACTGCTCATGGTCGAGGACACCGTCGCCGCCCGCCGCGTCGCCGCCGGACTGTGGCCCGGCCTGCTCGACGCCGAGACGGCGTGCGTGTACGTCGTCGAGTCCGACCCCGCCGTCCGCGACCGCGTCGCCGAGGAGTGCCTGGACAGGACCCGGGAGGACGCCCTGGTGGTGCGCTGCCCGGCCATGGACGGGCACGTGATCGTCGTCAGCCCCCGCGACACCACGGGCGACGCCCTGCGGTCCCTGGTCGGACGGCACCCGGATCTCTTCCTCGGCGGCAGCGTCCGGCAGAGCCTCGCCCGGACCGCCACCGCCTACGGGCAGGCCGTCAGCGCCCTCGCCGTCGCGCACTTCCGCCCCGACAAGACGGCCGTCTACGCCGAGCGCACCCACCCCGAACGCCTCATGGACCCGGTGGCGCTGCGCGGCTGGACGTCCCGGGTGCTGCGCCCGCTCGACACCCTGGCGCACCACACCCGCGCCGAACTCCTCGCCACCAGCCGTCTGGGCCTGGAGTTCACCGCCGTCAACGCCGCCAAGGTCCTCGGCGTCAGCCGCAACACCGTCCGCGCCCGCATGGAACGCGTCGAGACCCTGCTCGGCACCGACTTCGCCGATCTCACCGTCCGGGCGGTCGTCCACCTGGCGCTCAACACCCAGATCGGCCTGTCCGACGCCCGCGTCGCCGACGGCACCGGCGACCCCGGGCTACGGCTCGCCGACCTGCTGTCCGGGCCCGCCGTACGCACCTGGGCGCAGGACCTGCTGGGGCGGCTGGACGCCGACGCGCGCAACCCGCGCCGGACGCTGCGCACCTGGATCGCCGCCGGCGGCAACGCCGAACGGGCCGCGCAGGCCCTGGGCGTGCACGCCCAGACCGTGCGCGAACACGTCCGCAGCGCCGAACCCGTCCTGGAACGTCAGCTCCTCGCAGCGGGCACCGACCTGTACGAGGTCGTGCTGGCGCACCTGGCCGTGGGCGACCTCGATCTGCCGGATCTCCAGCGCCCGGCGTGA